The following proteins are co-located in the Pseudomonadota bacterium genome:
- the rpsT gene encoding 30S ribosomal protein S20 — protein MANHKSALKRNRQSQIRRERNKANKSKMKTTIKAITAAIEEQSVDKAKDALRDAIKVIDRTSVKGSLHKKTTSRKVSRLTRRVNAFVNSIQADA, from the coding sequence TTGGCTAATCATAAATCAGCACTGAAAAGAAATCGACAGAGCCAGATCCGACGTGAACGGAACAAGGCGAACAAGAGCAAGATGAAAACGACTATCAAGGCAATCACCGCCGCAATCGAGGAGCAATCCGTAGACAAGGCTAAAGACGCCCTGCGCGATGCGATCAAGGTTATTGACAGGACTTCCGTCAAAGGGTCGCTGCATAAAAAAACCACCTCAAGGAAAGTATCCAGATTGACCAGGCGCGTGAATGCTTTTGTAAACAGCATACAAGCGGATGCATGA